A single genomic interval of Hippea jasoniae harbors:
- a CDS encoding rod shape-determining protein MreC, with the protein MRWLIIYLTISFLLSAGVFVYPVFLNLINKTVSNLIIFTSLPTSKGLFILQKNINKYLLLISVSQENQKLKQKLSQCKLNLLTYIRKPKDNSTNPLKLIEATFTFKGNFETDYIYLKPQKPIDIKHNNCFVLSEELSLIGIIQKSKKNGIYIAKTIFNPSFVADVFIPDNETDNKALFIGGKFYPTVEFLDPNVKIKEGDRVYTSGDFAIYPPGLLIGTISKIKNVNGYYKMAYVKIDRGFFNKWKVFLVCRKKSQQDF; encoded by the coding sequence ATGAGATGGCTGATAATATATTTAACCATATCGTTTTTACTTAGTGCGGGGGTGTTTGTATACCCTGTTTTTTTAAACCTTATCAATAAAACCGTTTCAAATCTAATAATCTTTACATCTCTACCAACAAGCAAAGGTTTGTTTATCCTTCAAAAAAATATCAATAAATACCTTTTGCTTATTTCAGTATCACAGGAAAATCAAAAACTCAAACAAAAGCTTTCTCAATGCAAACTGAATCTTTTAACATACATAAGAAAACCAAAAGATAACTCCACAAATCCATTAAAATTAATCGAGGCTACCTTTACATTTAAAGGCAATTTTGAAACCGACTATATCTATCTCAAACCCCAAAAACCTATAGATATCAAGCATAACAACTGTTTTGTGCTCTCAGAGGAGTTATCGCTTATTGGAATAATTCAAAAGAGCAAAAAAAACGGCATCTACATAGCAAAAACAATCTTTAACCCCTCTTTTGTGGCAGATGTTTTTATTCCCGATAATGAAACTGACAACAAGGCGCTATTTATAGGCGGTAAATTTTATCCCACTGTTGAATTTTTAGATCCCAATGTGAAAATAAAAGAAGGTGACAGAGTATATACAAGCGGCGATTTTGCTATCTATCCACCGGGTTTGTTGATAGGGACAATCTCTAAAATAAAAAATGTCAACGGGTATTATAAAATGGCTTATGTAAAAATAGATAGAGGTTTTTTTAACAAATGGAAGGTGTTTTTGGTTTGCAGAAAAAAATCGCAACAGGATTTTTAA